The sequence TCGAGTGCACCGGTGGGCTCGTCGGCCAGGAGCAGGCGCCGCGGACCGACGAGCGAGCGCGCGATCGCCACCCGCTGCGACTGGCCGCCGGAGAGCTCTGCGGGCATGCGTGAGGCGAGCTCCTCGATGCCCACCTCCGCGAGCGCTCCGAGAGCGGCGGCGCGTGCCGGTCGTGTGCGCAGCCCGGCGAGCTCGAGCGGGAAGGCCACGTTCTCGAGCGCCGTCAGGCCGGGCAGGAGGTTGAGCTCCTGGAACACGTAGCCCAGCACATCGCGGCGCAGCACGGCACGCTCGGCCGGGGAGAGGCCCGTGAGGGACTTCCCGTCCACGAGCACCTCGCCGCTGGTGGGGAGGGCGAGGCCGCCAGCAAGGTGCAGAAGGGTGGACTTCCCGGAGCCGGAGGGGCCCATCAGGGCGACGAACTCGCCGGGCTGCACCGCGAGATCGACGCCCCGCAGTGCGGTCACCTCGCGGGCACCGTGGCCGTGGACTCGGGTGACGGCGCGCATCTCGAGCAGTGCCGTCACCGCCGTGCCTCCTGCCGCGGTGCGGTACGGGCGGCGGCAGGTTCCGGTGGCGCATCCAGCCGGGCGGCGGCCCGTTCGAGCGTCCCCTCGACGTCGTCCAGCCATCGCAGCTCCGCCTCCACCGCGAAGAGATGGTGGTCGAGGACCAGGCGCGCGGCGAGGTCGGACTCCGCGATACCCCGCCTGGCACGAGTGGCCTCGTGCAGGGCGGAGAGCGTCGCCGTGCGCTGGCGCTGCACCAGCGCGGTGACGTCCATCCCGGGCACCACGACCGCGAGGGACAGCTTCAGGACCAGCTCGTGACGGTCGGGTCGCGCGCGATCCACCGTGCTCTCCCACCAGTGCTCGAGCTCATCGCGGCCGCGGCCGGTGAGCCTCCACGTGCCGGCCGTGGAATCCTCCGGGTCCGCAGGGCCACGTTCGATGCAGCCGTCTCGCTCGAGACGCGACAGCGTCGAGGAGACCTGCCCGATGTTCACCGGCTGCACCTGGCCGGTGGCCTCGTCGAAGGACTTGCGCAGCTGGTACGTGGTGGCCTCGCCTGCGCTGAGCAGCGCGAGCATCGCGGCACGGATGGACATCGGGACCCTCCTAGGGTTTCCGAGTAACGGTTACTCGGTAATCATTGAGGGTCGTCGGGGTGCGGGTCAAATCGTGGGCTCGCTCCGTCCGCTCACCGCGTCTCCCACCCGCGCCACGCCGCCGCGACCCACTCCTCCGGATCGACGGCCGCAGGCGAGGCGCCCTGCGAGCGCAGCCAGGTGCACATGGTGCGGAAGTCGCGGCGCAGGAACTCGGTGCCGTGCGGGTTCGCGATCAGGTCGACGACCTGCGGGACGTCGATGATCACCGGATCCGGCTCGGCGAGACGGGAGTCGGCCAGCACGTTGTAGGGGGAGAGGTCGCCATGGACCAGGCCCAGTCGTGCGAGGTCCAGGACGGCCTCCCGCATGAGACGGGCCCAGCGCTCCGCGGTCGCGGGGTCGGGGCTCGTCTCCTGGAGGCGCGGCGCGGCGACCGCGCCGTGCTCGTCGTCGGTGCCGATGAACTCCATCAGCAGCTCGGTGCCGACGATCTGCACCGGATAGGGGACGGGCAGCCCCGCCTCCCACAGACGGCCGAGCACCTCGAACTCGGTGCGCGCCCACTGGCCCGCGGCGACCTGCTTGCCGAAGGCGGTGCCCTTCTTCATCGCGCGGGCCTCGCGGGAGTCGGCGCCGCGCCGTCCCTCGGCGTAGGCGCTCGAACGGTGGAAGGTGACCTGGTCGGGGTCGCGGTAGCGCTTGGCGACCAGGAGTGACGCCTCGCCGGGTGCGCCGGTCAGCTGCTCGGCGGGCAGGGCGCGGTCGATGAGGAAGGCGTCGGCCTCCTTGCCGGTCTTGAGGATGCCGAGCTCGGTGTCGATCGCGCCGTCGTGCTGCACCACCCAGTCGGGGAAGGGCTGCGGGCCGCGATCGAGGGTGTGCGCAGTCTCGGGCCAGGTGGACCAGCGCTGGTCCTCGTCGAGCTCGGCGAGGGAGAGGGAGAACATGGAGCGTGCGAAGAAGTCGTCCGCATCGAAGGACGAGGTCATGGGGGTCTCCTGAGGGAGGGGCGCCCGCTCTCAGCGAGGCGCGGTGGAGGGGAGGACGGCAGGGGTCAGCACGGTGACGCTCATCAGGTCCTCCTTCCCTCGGGGCCGGCCCTGGCGGGGCGGCGACGGGGCGAGCGTATGCGGGGCGCCGCTCGCGCCGCCACCGATTTACGGTCTCGACGTAGGGTGACGGGATGTTCCTCGAGAACCTCGGCATCGACGCCCTCGATCCCCGCCGCCTCGGACGCTTCTGGGAGGAGGCGCTCGGCACCACCACCCTTACCGACCAGCCGGGGATCTTCGAGACCCGGCTGGACATCGACGGGGAGGCCTACCTGGATCTGTGCTTCGCCCGCGTTCCGGAGCCGAACCGCTCCCCGCAGCGCCTGCACCTCGACCTGCTCGGCGGGTCCGCGCAGCAGGAGATCGCGCGACGGCTGCGCGGGCTGGGGGCGAGCGACCTCGACGTCGGCCAGGGCGAGGTGCCGTGGATAGTGCTCGGCGACGTCGAGGGCGGCGCCTTCTGCGTGATGGAGGAGCGGGCGGCGTACACCGGCACCGGCCCGCTCGCCGCCCTGCCGCTGGACTCCGCCGATCCGGAGCGGGATGCGGAGTTCTGGGCCTGGCTCAGCGGCTGGGTGCCCGCGCCCGCCGTCGCGCCGCGCACCCTGCGCCACCCCTCGGGTCGCGGCCCGCTGCTCGAGCTGTGCCCGGAGCCGGCCCCGAAGCAGCCGGGAGCCAAGAACCCGATCCACCTCGACGTGCGGCTCGAGGGAGGCGATGATCCCGACGAGGTCGCCGCCGGGATCGCCGCACGGGGCGGGGCGGAGCTCTTCCCGGACTGGGGCGAGCTCCCGTGGCGGGTGTTCCGCGACCCCTCGGGCAACGAGCTCTGCGTGCTGCCCGCTGCGGGCGGCGCATGAGCCGCGGCCGACGCACCGCCGGATTCCTCGGCGTCCTGCTCGGCGGGGCGGGCGCGCTGCACATGGTCCGCCCCGAGCACTTCGACACGATCGTCCCGACGGCGCTGCCGGGACCCGCGCGCGGCTACACCTACGCCTCGGGCGTCGCCGAGCTCGCCGTGGCGGCGCTGCTCGCCGTGCCGCGCACCCGGCGGCTGGGCGGTCTCGCGGCGGCCGCCCTGTTCGTGGCCGTGTTCCCCGCCAACGTGCAGATGGCGTACGACTGGCGCGGAGCGCGGCCGCGGAAGCGGGCGATCGCCTATGGGAGGCTCCCGCTGCAGGGCGTGCTCATCGCGCAGGCGCTGCACGTGGCCCGGGCGCGGTCCCGTCGACACGGCCCGGTGTGAATGCGTTAACGTGGCGCACTTCGTGACCTGAGTGACGAAGGAGTACACGTGACGAGCCGACGATCATTCCTCGGCCTGGCAGGTGCGGTGACCGCCACGGCGCTCGCCGGATGCGGCAGCGACCCCGAGATCGACCCGTCGATCGGTCCGCCCGCCGAGCCCGGGCTGAAGGACCAGATCACCTTCGGGATCTGGGACAAGGCGCAGGAGCCCGCGATGCTCCAGATCATCGACGCGTTCAACGCGCACTACCCGGGCATCTCGGTCTCCATCTCGACCACGGCCTTCGGCCCCTACTTCGAGCGGCTGCGGATCCAGGCCCAGGGCGACGACCTGCCGGACGTGTTCTGGATCAACGGCCCGAACTTCGAGCTCTACGCCTCCTACGGGATGCTGCAGGACCTCAGCGAGCTCGAGGGTTTCGACCCGCAGAACTACCCGCCGAACCTCGTGAAGCTGTACTCCTACGAGGGCACCCCGTACGCGATCCCGAAGGATTTCGACACGATCGGCCTGTGGTTCAACCGCGACCTGCTGCACCGCGCCGGGGTCGAGGAGCCCACCGGCAGCTGGTCCTGGGACGAGTACCGCGAGGCCTCCGAGGCGGTCACCCGCGCGCTCGGCGCCGAGCAGATCTGGGGCAACACCGGAGGGCTGGCGAACCAGGCCCTGATCTACCCGCTGATCATGCAGGCCGGCGGGTACGTCCTCTCCGAGGACAAGAAGACCTCCGGCTACGACAGCCCCGAGGCGCTGGAGGCCTTCCGCTTCCTGGATGGGATGATCCGCGACGGCATCGCGCCCGACGTCCGCTACACCGCCGAGAACCCGCCGAAGGACCTGTTCAACAACGGACGCGCGGCGCTGTACCCCTCGGGGAACTGGGAGGCGGCGCTGCTGCAGGACTCCCCGGTGCGCGACCAGCTCGGCGTCGCCCCGATGATCCACGGCGCCGAGGAGGCCAACGTCATCCACGGCATCGGCTGCGCCATGTCCGCGCGCAGCCGCCACAAGCCGGCGGCCTCCGTCTTCCTGGCGTTCCTCGGCTCCGAGGAGGCGCACCGCATCCAGGCCGAGGCCGGGGCCGCCAATCCCGCCTTCCTCGGCACGAACGACGCCTACGTCGAGGCGATCCCGGAGTTCTCCCTGGACGTGTTCGTCGACGCGGCGGAGACCGCCCTGCCCTACCCGGCCAGCCAGAACACCAACGCCTGGCTGCAGCTGGAGGAGCTGCTGTTCCCGAAGATCCTCGGCGGCGAGGAGAGCATCGAGGACGGCGCCCGGGAGCTCGCAGATCGCATGAACGGAGTGCTCGCCGATGAGTCATGACACCGCACCGGCCGCCCCGCGGCGGGCGCGCAGCCGCGACGGCGTCTGGCCGCTCGTGTTCCTCGCCCCGCTGATGATCGGCGTGGCCGTCTTCTACTTCTGGCCGATCCTGGCCACCTTCCTCAACTCCTTCTCGAGCTTCGGCCCCTTCGGCGGCCGCAGCTTCGCGGGGCTCGACAACTACCGCGCGCTGCTGACGGACTCGTTCATCCCGCGCGCCGTGCTGAACACCGCCGTGTACACCGCGATCGTGCTGCTGGGCATCCCGATCGCCGTCGCGGTCGCCTCGCTCATGAACCAGAAGGGGCTGCGGTTCTCCCGCTTCTACCAGGTGCTGTTCTTCCTCCCGGCGGTCTCGATGCCGGTGGCCGTCGCGCTCGTGTGGCGGATGATCTTCAACAAGGAGTTCGGGATCGTCAACTGGGCGCTGTCCCTGGTGGGGATCGACGGGCCCTACTGGACCACCGCGCCCTGGTGGGCGCTGCTGGCGGTGTCGATCGTCGGCCTGTGGTCGAGCCTGCCGCTGGCGATCATCATCCTCTCCGCCGGGCTGCAGGCCATCCCCGCGGAGCTGTACGAGGCCGCACAGCTCGACGGCGCCGGGACGATGCGGCAGTTCATCGCGGTCACCGTGCCGCTGCTGACCCCGAGCATCTTCTTCCTCACGATCATCACCGCGATCAACGGCTTCCAGCTGTTCGACCTGCTGTTCGCGATGATGGGCGATGCGAACCCAGCGATGGCCGACACCCAGTCGCTGGTCTACCTCTTCTACTCCGAGGCGTTCCGCCAGAACGACCAGGGCTACGCCTCGGTGATCGCCCTGCTGATCCTGCTGATCATCGGCGTGTTCACGCTGCTCCAGTTCCGCATGCAGAAGAGGTGGGTCCACTATGAGTGAGCGCACGAGAACCCCTTCGACGCCCCGCACCGCGACGACCCGCAC comes from Brachybacterium faecium DSM 4810 and encodes:
- a CDS encoding ABC-type antimicrobial peptide transport system, ATPase component (PFAM: ABC transporter), with protein sequence MTALLEMRAVTRVHGHGAREVTALRGVDLAVQPGEFVALMGPSGSGKSTLLHLAGGLALPTSGEVLVDGKSLTGLSPAERAVLRRDVLGYVFQELNLLPGLTALENVAFPLELAGLRTRPARAAALGALAEVGIEELASRMPAELSGGQSQRVAIARSLVGPRRLLLADEPTGALDSMSGRDIIALLRGRADAGAGVVLVTHEPRFAAWADRTLQLRDGDVVGVAAPEVTPWSA
- a CDS encoding predicted transcriptional regulator (PFAM: Transcriptional regulator PadR-like family), whose protein sequence is MSIRAAMLALLSAGEATTYQLRKSFDEATGQVQPVNIGQVSSTLSRLERDGCIERGPADPEDSTAGTWRLTGRGRDELEHWWESTVDRARPDRHELVLKLSLAVVVPGMDVTALVQRQRTATLSALHEATRARRGIAESDLAARLVLDHHLFAVEAELRWLDDVEGTLERAAARLDAPPEPAAARTAPRQEARR
- a CDS encoding serine/threonine protein kinase involved in cell cycle control (PFAM: Phosphotransferase enzyme family); protein product: MTSSFDADDFFARSMFSLSLAELDEDQRWSTWPETAHTLDRGPQPFPDWVVQHDGAIDTELGILKTGKEADAFLIDRALPAEQLTGAPGEASLLVAKRYRDPDQVTFHRSSAYAEGRRGADSREARAMKKGTAFGKQVAAGQWARTEFEVLGRLWEAGLPVPYPVQIVGTELLMEFIGTDDEHGAVAAPRLQETSPDPATAERWARLMREAVLDLARLGLVHGDLSPYNVLADSRLAEPDPVIIDVPQVVDLIANPHGTEFLRRDFRTMCTWLRSQGASPAAVDPEEWVAAAWRGWETR
- a CDS encoding predicted membrane protein, whose protein sequence is MSRGRRTAGFLGVLLGGAGALHMVRPEHFDTIVPTALPGPARGYTYASGVAELAVAALLAVPRTRRLGGLAAAALFVAVFPANVQMAYDWRGARPRKRAIAYGRLPLQGVLIAQALHVARARSRRHGPV
- a CDS encoding ABC-type sugar transport system, periplasmic component (PFAM: Bacterial extracellular solute-binding protein), which translates into the protein MTSRRSFLGLAGAVTATALAGCGSDPEIDPSIGPPAEPGLKDQITFGIWDKAQEPAMLQIIDAFNAHYPGISVSISTTAFGPYFERLRIQAQGDDLPDVFWINGPNFELYASYGMLQDLSELEGFDPQNYPPNLVKLYSYEGTPYAIPKDFDTIGLWFNRDLLHRAGVEEPTGSWSWDEYREASEAVTRALGAEQIWGNTGGLANQALIYPLIMQAGGYVLSEDKKTSGYDSPEALEAFRFLDGMIRDGIAPDVRYTAENPPKDLFNNGRAALYPSGNWEAALLQDSPVRDQLGVAPMIHGAEEANVIHGIGCAMSARSRHKPAASVFLAFLGSEEAHRIQAEAGAANPAFLGTNDAYVEAIPEFSLDVFVDAAETALPYPASQNTNAWLQLEELLFPKILGGEESIEDGARELADRMNGVLADES
- a CDS encoding permease component of ABC-type sugar transporter (PFAM: Binding-protein-dependent transport system inner membrane component), yielding MSHDTAPAAPRRARSRDGVWPLVFLAPLMIGVAVFYFWPILATFLNSFSSFGPFGGRSFAGLDNYRALLTDSFIPRAVLNTAVYTAIVLLGIPIAVAVASLMNQKGLRFSRFYQVLFFLPAVSMPVAVALVWRMIFNKEFGIVNWALSLVGIDGPYWTTAPWWALLAVSIVGLWSSLPLAIIILSAGLQAIPAELYEAAQLDGAGTMRQFIAVTVPLLTPSIFFLTIITAINGFQLFDLLFAMMGDANPAMADTQSLVYLFYSEAFRQNDQGYASVIALLILLIIGVFTLLQFRMQKRWVHYE